From Chroococcidiopsis thermalis PCC 7203:
TGATTTTCATTTTTTCCTAAAATATTGGAATAACAACTGGATCAAAAGTATATACACTAAATTAAAAAGCAAAAGTTTGTTTTTTACTATAAACTTAACTAATCTTTCCTATAGTCCGAAGGATAGATCGGGAGATGAAGCTAGTTTTTCTAAGTGATGACCTTGACTTCATTCTTGTTGTGGTAAAAATTCAGGCTTTTAAGCTCGTAAACTAAAAGCCTGAAACTAAGCTAAGCATGAGGTATAAGTGATTAACCTTTATTATATGGAAAACAAGATGAAATTGAGATGAAACTTATTGCAAAATAGAAAAATTTTTTAAGTTATATTTTTACCTCAAGATTAATAGAGACAATACAACTAATATGAAAATGCTCAAGATTAGTTGAAACTATAGACTTGCAAACCTCTGTCTTTTTCACAAAAATTGTCTAAATACATGGGCATATTTTAGTTAAAAAGAAAATTAGTTTTAGCAAGAAGGATGAAAAAAGCAGAAAGGTAACGGTGGCGATCGGCAAGGTGTCTCTAGCTCTACTGGTATTGCGTTCTGTGCCATAGCGGTCTTTTTCTTGGTTGATTTTAGATAGATACAATTAGCTTTGCTATTCGTTACCTTTATTTATTGTCTGTTTTAGTAGTTTTTCCAATCTCGTCGAGTCTATGGCTGGAGACAAGTCAGTTTGATGCCGATTCTATGTCCGAAAATTGCTGCCTATCCTGCCCCAGCCAGAATCGGCATTTTTCTGCTAATACTAATGTTGCTGTGGCTACCTATCGCTGTTCCCATCTACTGGATATGGGGAACAGATAATACCAGCAGTACGATCGCTCTATTGATTCTGTACGTTAAGTTTGTCTGGCTGTTGCAGATTTGGGGCAGGAAAGTCCATCGCCAGTCTCAGCCACTTCAGTATCATGGACTGGCGAGAACCCGCCAGAATGGATTTGAACTCTTAACAGCTCTGGGAATTGGCTTCATCAGCCTTTTTACTCTTTTTCTCCTTGAGAGTTGGATAGGATGGTTAACTTGGCAACCTCTCCCTAGAGTCCATCTCTCATTTGGGTTAGAAGGTTTGCTAGTTGGATTAGGTGTGGGAGTTGCTGAAGAATTGCTCTTCCGAGGTTGGCTGATTGACGAACTGCATTGGAACTGTAACTTTAAGACGGCTGTGTGGATTAGTAGCACGATCTATGCGGCACTACACTTTATTAAACCTTGGACGGAAATTGTCCGCACGTTGCCGAGTTTTCCAGGGCTGCTACTGTTAGGGTTAACCTTGGGATGGGCAAGGCAGGTACACCAAAAACGCTTAGGATTTGCCATTGGGCTTCACGCTGGATTGGTTTGGGGTTACTACCTAGTTGACGTATCGGATTGGATAAATTACACGAATCAAGTTCCAGAATGGGTGACAGGAATCAATCAAAATCCTTTGGCAGGGATTGTAGGCTTTGGGTTTCTCTGCGCGCTTGCTTTTGTAGTGCGAAAGACAGGGGAATGTGGAGTGACGCTAGATTGAAGCTATCTTCTTGGCGCGATCGCCGTTAAATTTTGTAGATCTCTAGATCCAATGGGGCAACCACTTGGAACTAAAGTTGAGCATTCAAAGAGGAAACAGCTTCAACGAGAGCGTCATACACGAACTTGACGCGGTAGATAAGCAATGGGATTGACTACCCCCTTGCCCTGGAGATGCAACTCAAAGTGGCTGTGCGGTCCACTACTCCGACCAGTGCTACCCATTTGAGCGATCTGTTGACCTTGCCCAACTTGTTGCCCAACCCGAACCAAAACCCGTTGATTATGAGCGTAACGAGTCAGACTGCCATTACTATGCTGGATCTCCACTAGATTGCCGTAGCCACCAGAATTCCAGCCTGCCTTGACTACAACACCAGGAGCTGAGGCGAAAATTGGCATTCCTACAGCGGCGGCGATGTCAATTCCCTGATGCATCCGTCCCCAGCGTCTGCCATAGTTAGAAGTCACGCTGCCTTTTGCGGGCCAAGCGTAATACTTGGCGGGGGTTGAATTCTTGAAAAGTTTGGGTAAGTAGGTATCTACTGCACCCAAAGGCGGTAAATCTGGAGAAATTTGCTGTTCTTTGAGCAAATCGAGCATTCCTGAAGTCTCTAAACCTACTATGGGCGCTGTTACTACACTAGAGCTAGATTTAGGAGTAGTGGTATTGGCTGGAGTTGAATGCCGTGCTTTTATAGCTGGCTTTGGAGCGTCAGGCACTTGAGCCGTAAACAATTTTGGCTTCATCGATCGCTCGGCTGACGAATTAAGATGCCGTAGAAAATTCAGTTCTTCAGTTAAACTATCTGCTTTGCTAGGGGCGCTCGGTTGGAGGGGCGCGACTAAAGTACTACCTTCACTCGATCTCGGCGCAAATGCGCTTTGAGTCGAGTATTTCTGTTGTAGTCTCTCAACCTCCATACGTAGCTTTTGGACGTGCGGATTAAATGGCGATCGCGATCGCGCTGCTTCTGGTTCGCTTAAATCTATACTTTTGCGTCGAGGTACTTCAGCTCCAATAGGAATAGTACTGACTGTTGGTTCGTTGCTTGTTAGTTTAACTGCCAATGCGCGATCGCTTTGTTGAATCATCAAAAGGTTAGAAGCTCCTGTTGAAACAACTAAACCGAGCGTCACAGTCGCAGTTCGCATCCACCGCTTATTTTTTTGTCGAACAGAGTTAGTGTATTCTTCTAAGATTTTGTTACTGGTTGTCAAAGTGAAAATAGCCGCTACTTTATTCATTCTTTGCGTTCGTTTAGCTAAGTTTATTTAGCATTATGTGTAAACAACGTTGTACAATTTGTCAAGAGTTTATCGTAGTAATTTTCTGGCTGAACACTTTTCTCAAAAGCTTGAAACCGAGCGGGCGATCGCTCTTGCCCAAACTTGAGAGCTGAAGTAAAGATTAGAACATTATAGCTAGAGTGGCTAGCGTAAATTCGCTCGACCTGTTTTTCAAATAACCAAAACCTAGACTATAAAACCCCCAAAATACTCGAAATTTCAGCGACTTATTAGTTTAACCTAAAAGGAGGCTTTACTCTATTACCTAATGAATCTAGGCGTACATTGGCTCAATCTACCCAACATTGGAGCGATCGGCATCTGGAGCAAAATAGTCTAAGCTTTCAACTCTAATGACTTCAATAGCTGTCTTTCTGACAATGAAGATAAATTTAACCATACTTAACAGTATTTTTGGTGAAAATTAAAATCGTGCCTAAAAACTCGTTCCTTCTGTTAATGATTATCACTCTATTAATTGTCGATGAAAGTGATAATAGTTTTCATTATGAATTTGCATTAATAAACCGTGCATGACTCGCAGCAATTTTTGCACGTTTGAGAGTACGAGAGTGTAGAATAAAAAATAAATTTGAATTACTGTTCAGATATTCATTAGTTATCTGCTTGGAGCGAAGAAACATCATGCCAAAGCCAAGTTCAAACCATTCGGGCTGCTCCAGCTGCGCTGGTGACGAGCATCAGCACGATCGCGACGACCGAAACCACGACCACGACCACGGTCACAGTCATGGCGACGGAGAGTTTAACCTAAAGGCGGAACT
This genomic window contains:
- a CDS encoding CPBP family intramembrane glutamic endopeptidase, with translation MPILCPKIAAYPAPARIGIFLLILMLLWLPIAVPIYWIWGTDNTSSTIALLILYVKFVWLLQIWGRKVHRQSQPLQYHGLARTRQNGFELLTALGIGFISLFTLFLLESWIGWLTWQPLPRVHLSFGLEGLLVGLGVGVAEELLFRGWLIDELHWNCNFKTAVWISSTIYAALHFIKPWTEIVRTLPSFPGLLLLGLTLGWARQVHQKRLGFAIGLHAGLVWGYYLVDVSDWINYTNQVPEWVTGINQNPLAGIVGFGFLCALAFVVRKTGECGVTLD